The following proteins are co-located in the Spinactinospora alkalitolerans genome:
- a CDS encoding C2 family cysteine protease, translating to MALTRSLFPGGVGRAVVIVLTAAVLAVCGLVGAAPSAADATPCPGCGKAQRSTGAAEELKRTAPLAKLRELRDSGAARFQEPALHSVEGDPASGASGPPDARYAELDEYRLFAEGDDPVHWRHIRQQQIGDCWLMATMGAIAAADPGLIREMITANPNGTYTVAFPGARPVTVTPDLPLHDGKPVFAGSDPEQRVIWPAILEKAYAQREGGYGELENWHSGAAMSAFKPGSGLGDYLPSFLMNPLIRTDVDDLYARFAERGEAMTLSTSPLSGDRPLMREGELVSGHVYFVVAVDAAADTVTVRNPWGEHTGDIVLTEDEINRNITAIHSSLMREER from the coding sequence GTGGCGCTGACCCGTTCCCTTTTCCCGGGCGGGGTCGGCCGCGCGGTCGTGATCGTGCTCACCGCGGCCGTGCTCGCCGTCTGCGGTCTCGTCGGCGCGGCTCCGAGCGCGGCGGACGCGACTCCGTGCCCCGGCTGCGGCAAGGCGCAGCGCTCCACCGGCGCCGCCGAGGAGCTGAAGCGGACCGCGCCCCTGGCGAAGCTGCGCGAACTGCGCGATTCCGGGGCCGCTCGGTTCCAGGAGCCGGCGTTGCACTCGGTGGAGGGGGATCCCGCATCCGGCGCGAGCGGCCCGCCCGACGCCCGCTACGCCGAGCTCGACGAGTACCGGCTGTTCGCCGAGGGCGACGACCCCGTCCACTGGCGCCACATCCGGCAGCAGCAGATCGGGGACTGCTGGCTCATGGCCACGATGGGGGCGATCGCCGCCGCCGACCCCGGGCTGATCCGGGAGATGATCACGGCCAACCCCAACGGCACCTACACCGTGGCCTTCCCCGGCGCGCGGCCGGTCACCGTCACCCCGGACCTGCCCCTGCACGACGGGAAGCCCGTCTTCGCCGGATCCGACCCGGAGCAGCGGGTGATCTGGCCGGCGATCCTGGAGAAGGCCTACGCCCAGCGGGAGGGCGGGTACGGCGAGCTGGAGAACTGGCATTCCGGCGCGGCGATGAGCGCCTTCAAACCCGGCTCCGGCCTCGGCGACTACCTCCCGTCCTTCCTGATGAACCCCCTGATCCGGACCGACGTCGACGACCTCTACGCGAGGTTCGCCGAGCGCGGGGAGGCCATGACGCTGTCGACGTCGCCCCTCAGCGGCGACCGGCCTCTCATGCGGGAGGGCGAACTCGTGTCCGGGCACGTCTACTTCGTGGTCGCCGTCGACGCCGCGGCCGACACCGTCACCGTGCGCAACCCCTGGGGGGAGCACACCGGCGACATCGTGCTGACCGAGGACGAGATCAACCGCAACATCACCGCGATCCACTCCAGCCTGATGCGGGAGGAGCGATGA
- a CDS encoding heparan-alpha-glucosaminide N-acetyltransferase domain-containing protein, which yields MSQQVPDTGTQDAVPARTGRITGVDAARALAVFGMFTVHLGVGSIGLLDGTAAEAFHQLTRGRSSALFAFLAGVSLALMSGHLAPLSGDPLYRVGMRVLVRAVVLALLGGLLDLLDAPIAIILTYYGGFFLLALPLLRLRAPALAAVAAGVAALGPQVSFLVRSAMGEPGYSAGSIGGVSDFLITGYYPACTFMAFVVAGMAVGRMDLRSTAVRVRAAAVGLGLVLLGYGGSWLLMYPLGGIDRLLAVEIEAFYGSAELPASDPAAMEPLRQWMAEQINALHGEVPTSSPLWLLVASPHSGTTFEIAGAVGTALLVLTACLVLADLLGDGLYPLTAAGSMALTVYVGHVVVIALIGASADQSAPFRLELFVAGALVLAALWHLILGRGPLERVLGRLARTGADLVVPPDPRPGPSPGPRA from the coding sequence GTGTCTCAGCAGGTGCCCGATACGGGAACACAGGACGCGGTCCCGGCTCGCACGGGCCGGATCACCGGGGTGGACGCCGCACGTGCGCTGGCGGTGTTCGGCATGTTCACCGTGCACCTGGGCGTGGGCTCCATCGGCCTGCTCGACGGGACGGCGGCCGAGGCCTTCCACCAGCTCACGCGGGGCCGCTCCTCGGCGCTGTTCGCGTTTCTCGCCGGGGTGTCGCTGGCGCTGATGTCGGGGCACCTGGCGCCCCTGTCCGGCGACCCCCTGTACCGGGTGGGCATGCGGGTCCTGGTGCGCGCGGTGGTCCTGGCGCTGCTCGGCGGCCTGCTGGACCTGCTGGATGCACCGATCGCGATCATCCTCACCTACTACGGCGGGTTCTTCCTGCTGGCGCTGCCCCTGCTGCGGCTGCGGGCCCCGGCCCTGGCCGCGGTCGCGGCCGGTGTCGCAGCGCTCGGGCCGCAGGTGTCGTTCCTGGTCCGCTCGGCCATGGGCGAGCCCGGGTACTCCGCGGGCTCGATCGGCGGCGTCTCCGACTTCCTGATCACCGGCTACTACCCGGCGTGCACCTTCATGGCGTTCGTGGTCGCGGGGATGGCCGTGGGGCGGATGGACCTGCGCTCGACCGCCGTCCGGGTGCGGGCCGCGGCGGTCGGCCTGGGCCTGGTGCTGCTCGGCTACGGCGGATCGTGGCTGCTGATGTATCCGCTCGGCGGCATCGATCGGCTGCTGGCCGTGGAGATCGAGGCCTTCTACGGTTCCGCGGAGCTGCCCGCGTCCGACCCGGCCGCGATGGAGCCGCTGCGCCAGTGGATGGCGGAGCAGATCAACGCGCTGCACGGCGAGGTGCCCACCAGCAGTCCGCTGTGGCTGCTCGTCGCCTCCCCGCACAGCGGCACCACGTTCGAGATCGCCGGCGCCGTCGGCACCGCACTGCTGGTGCTCACCGCCTGCCTGGTGCTGGCCGACCTCCTGGGCGACGGCCTCTACCCGCTGACCGCGGCCGGGTCCATGGCGCTGACCGTCTACGTCGGACACGTCGTCGTGATCGCCCTGATCGGCGCCTCGGCCGATCAGAGCGCCCCGTTCCGGCTGGAGCTGTTCGTCGCGGGAGCGCTGGTCCTGGCGGCCCTGTGGCACCTCATCCTGGGCCGCGGCCCCTTGGAGCGGGTTCTGGGCCGGCTCGCCCGCACCGGCGCCGACCTCGTCGTTCCCCCCGACCCGCGCCCGGGTCCGAGCCCGGGCCCGCGCGCTTAG
- a CDS encoding enoyl-CoA hydratase-related protein, with product MGHEHVLVERDGDHATITMNLPERRNALSSAHMRELTEAFDAVSETDALGITLAANGPVFCAGHDFADVAAADHAEARELLRTCTALMGRIQSVPQVVIARVHALATAAGCQLVASCDLAVAAGSAGFAAPGGKGGWFCHTPMVAVSRSIGRKRAMEMALTGDVIDAATAAEWGLVNYAVPDEELHAATRDLLDRATRGSRRSKALGKQTLYAQFDRPESDAYAHAVEVMAAASQTPEAREGIAAFLEKRRPDWPA from the coding sequence ATGGGCCACGAACACGTTCTCGTCGAACGGGACGGCGACCACGCCACCATCACCATGAACCTGCCCGAGCGCCGAAACGCGCTGTCGTCGGCGCACATGCGCGAGCTGACCGAGGCGTTCGACGCGGTGTCGGAAACCGACGCGCTGGGGATCACGCTCGCGGCCAACGGTCCGGTGTTCTGCGCCGGGCACGACTTCGCCGATGTCGCCGCCGCCGACCACGCCGAGGCGCGGGAGCTGCTGCGCACCTGCACCGCCCTGATGGGCCGCATCCAGTCCGTGCCGCAGGTGGTGATCGCCCGCGTGCACGCGCTGGCGACCGCAGCGGGCTGCCAACTGGTGGCGAGCTGCGACCTGGCCGTCGCGGCCGGCAGCGCCGGCTTCGCGGCGCCGGGCGGCAAGGGCGGCTGGTTCTGCCACACCCCGATGGTGGCGGTCTCCCGCAGCATCGGGCGCAAACGCGCGATGGAGATGGCGTTGACCGGCGACGTGATCGACGCCGCGACGGCGGCCGAATGGGGCCTGGTCAACTACGCCGTGCCCGACGAGGAGCTGCACGCGGCGACCCGCGACCTGCTGGACCGCGCCACCCGCGGCAGCAGGCGCAGCAAGGCGCTGGGCAAGCAGACGTTGTACGCCCAGTTCGACCGCCCGGAGTCCGACGCCTACGCCCACGCCGTCGAGGTGATGGCCGCGGCCAGTCAGACCCCTGAGGCCCGCGAGGGCATCGCCGCCTTCCTGGAGAAGCGCCGACCGGACTGGCCGGCCTAA
- a CDS encoding FUSC family protein, protein MGERVERERREPGGRKDLGVRERIAARAKRARAYSGHDRDTVFFVLKSSVAAFLSWVLADTVLQAQSPAFAPFSAVLMMQATIYRSLTQSLHYVLAIALGVALQGALGFLLGPHLWTFALAAVAALAIGRWRRLGSQGNSVATAAFFAYSTFAMATSTSDRLTQLGSIVVLVLIGSALGVVVNLVLFPPMRYRSARHGVTSLSHAMYDLLGDMSPVLREGAPGSGRTDDWWRRARDMRAMVEQAEASVGTAEESIYFNPRRLLHRGTPGFSGYRTTVNALARAVEELSSIARGLHYYGRAEGGTEGSHGEFLSAYGEFLASIGAITQELSELTDTRLSEQVGAFGGHLDRARRCYERLKETARQSSLDSADHSHAYGILLVDASRLLEEFQYCCEALAQAVGEPLRTGEDRMQS, encoded by the coding sequence ATGGGGGAGCGCGTCGAGCGGGAGCGGCGGGAGCCGGGCGGCCGGAAGGACCTCGGCGTCCGCGAGCGGATCGCGGCGAGGGCCAAGCGGGCTCGCGCCTACAGCGGCCACGACCGCGACACGGTGTTCTTCGTCCTCAAGAGTTCCGTGGCCGCCTTCCTGTCCTGGGTGCTGGCCGACACCGTGCTGCAGGCGCAGTCGCCGGCGTTCGCGCCGTTCTCCGCGGTGCTGATGATGCAGGCGACGATCTACCGGTCGCTGACGCAGTCGCTGCACTACGTCCTGGCCATCGCGCTGGGCGTCGCGCTCCAGGGCGCGCTGGGCTTCCTGCTCGGCCCGCACCTGTGGACGTTCGCGCTGGCCGCGGTCGCGGCACTGGCCATCGGGCGGTGGCGGCGGCTCGGCTCGCAGGGCAACAGCGTCGCCACGGCGGCGTTCTTCGCCTACTCCACCTTCGCCATGGCCACCAGCACCTCCGACCGGCTGACGCAGCTCGGCAGCATCGTCGTGCTGGTGCTCATCGGCTCCGCCCTCGGCGTGGTCGTCAACCTCGTGCTGTTCCCCCCGATGCGCTACCGCAGCGCCCGCCACGGCGTCACGTCACTGTCGCACGCCATGTACGACCTGCTCGGTGACATGTCCCCGGTGCTGCGCGAGGGCGCGCCCGGCTCCGGCCGGACCGACGACTGGTGGCGGCGCGCCCGCGACATGAGGGCGATGGTGGAGCAGGCGGAGGCCTCGGTCGGAACAGCGGAGGAGAGCATCTACTTCAACCCGCGCCGGCTGCTGCACCGCGGCACCCCCGGTTTCAGCGGCTACCGGACCACCGTGAACGCGCTGGCCCGGGCCGTCGAGGAACTGAGCTCGATCGCCCGGGGCCTGCACTACTACGGTCGCGCGGAGGGCGGGACCGAGGGGTCGCACGGGGAGTTCCTGTCCGCCTACGGAGAGTTCCTCGCCTCCATCGGCGCGATCACTCAGGAGCTCAGCGAGCTGACCGACACCCGGCTGAGCGAGCAGGTCGGCGCGTTCGGCGGGCACCTGGACCGCGCCCGGCGCTGCTACGAGCGGTTGAAGGAGACCGCGCGGCAGAGTTCGCTGGACTCGGCCGACCACTCCCACGCCTACGGCATCCTGCTGGTCGACGCCTCCAGGCTGCTGGAGGAGTTCCAGTACTGCTGCGAGGCGCTGGCCCAGGCCGTCGGCGAGCCCCTGCGCACCGGCGAGGACCGGATGCAGTCCTGA
- a CDS encoding TetR family transcriptional regulator, producing MTTSEADTPPLGLRERKKARTRDALIDAALRLFGERGYTATTTEEIAAAADVSQRTFFRYFAGKEEVVLAAQDAIEEVFQAKFAARPPTEQPFTALGNAVHDAWTELDANALETQMLMVRLIDECPQLLAAHLRRSSEHQDRLVAEIARRAGVDPVADPRPRLVAAAFGSATHVAHTLWCQRGGDDLAELLATGRDCVERLVPALTEPWHAERAAGTGR from the coding sequence ATGACGACCTCGGAGGCGGACACGCCGCCCCTCGGGCTGCGGGAGCGCAAGAAGGCCCGAACCCGCGACGCGCTCATCGACGCGGCGCTGCGGCTGTTCGGCGAGCGCGGCTACACCGCCACCACGACCGAGGAGATCGCCGCGGCCGCCGACGTCTCCCAGCGCACCTTCTTCCGCTACTTCGCCGGCAAGGAGGAGGTCGTCCTGGCCGCCCAGGACGCGATCGAGGAGGTCTTCCAGGCCAAGTTCGCCGCCCGCCCCCCGACCGAGCAGCCCTTCACCGCGCTGGGCAACGCGGTCCACGACGCTTGGACGGAGCTGGACGCGAACGCCCTGGAGACGCAGATGCTCATGGTGCGGCTGATCGACGAGTGCCCGCAGCTGCTCGCCGCGCACCTGCGCCGCTCCAGCGAGCACCAGGACCGGCTCGTCGCCGAGATCGCCCGGCGCGCCGGCGTCGACCCCGTCGCCGATCCGCGCCCCCGGCTGGTGGCGGCGGCGTTCGGCTCCGCGACCCACGTCGCGCACACGCTGTGGTGCCAGCGCGGCGGGGACGACCTGGCCGAGCTGCTCGCCACCGGCAGGGACTGCGTCGAGCGGCTGGTCCCCGCGCTCACCGAGCCCTGGCACGCCGAGCGCGCGGCCGGCACCGGCCGCTGA
- a CDS encoding MFS transporter, whose amino-acid sequence MTSTTTAEPSAPAPKRFRGGPWGTLVAIAFGVMMVALDGTIVAVANPVIGADLNASLAELQWVTHGYLLGLAVFLITAGKLGDRFGHRRMYMIGVVGFMLTSVAIALSSGVILLVAFRVLQGVFGAIIAPAAMGLLRSSFPPHMLGRAFGVFGSLLGGATAAGPIVGGFLVGVFGWQSVFYINVPVGLLAVGLGVWLLAPNRAVDAGSRLDAPGILLLSVAIFALVWALVEAPTIGWAHPETLLVLALALVFAVAFALREHLAADPLLPLGIFRSSSVSIGTVLMILMALGLMGSLFFVTFYLQGVHGMSPIESGLQLLPMTAMMAVGSPLAGRLMDRVGTRVPTAAGLTAAALGLLVLSQLATDSGVVHISAGFVLLGGGLSFVMTGATAAIIGNAPVKLAGVASGMQQAAMQLGGSLGTAVLGALLSVTIAGALPGHFADAGLPRPDAAELAAMQGLVSQGAAAVPEGASAEVAAAITGASHLAFMDGMHLAFGVSAVVMFLAALLSLAMKPAPRTEQPAVHV is encoded by the coding sequence ATGACCAGTACCACCACCGCCGAGCCTTCGGCGCCGGCGCCGAAGAGATTCCGCGGCGGTCCGTGGGGCACCCTGGTGGCCATCGCGTTCGGCGTCATGATGGTCGCGCTGGACGGCACCATCGTCGCGGTCGCCAACCCGGTCATCGGCGCCGACCTGAACGCCTCGCTGGCGGAGCTGCAGTGGGTCACCCACGGCTACCTGCTGGGACTGGCGGTCTTCCTGATCACGGCGGGCAAGCTGGGGGACCGGTTCGGGCACCGCCGGATGTACATGATCGGGGTGGTCGGCTTCATGCTGACCTCGGTGGCGATCGCGCTGTCCTCGGGCGTGATCCTGCTGGTCGCCTTCCGCGTCCTCCAGGGCGTCTTCGGCGCGATCATCGCACCGGCGGCCATGGGACTGCTGCGTTCGAGCTTCCCGCCGCACATGCTGGGCCGCGCCTTCGGCGTCTTCGGCAGCCTCCTCGGCGGCGCCACCGCCGCCGGCCCGATCGTCGGCGGGTTCCTGGTGGGCGTGTTCGGCTGGCAGTCGGTCTTCTACATCAACGTCCCGGTGGGCCTGCTGGCCGTGGGCCTGGGCGTGTGGCTGCTGGCCCCGAACCGGGCGGTCGACGCCGGTTCCCGGCTCGACGCCCCGGGCATCCTGCTGCTCAGCGTCGCCATCTTCGCGCTGGTCTGGGCACTGGTGGAGGCGCCGACCATCGGATGGGCGCACCCGGAGACGCTGCTCGTGCTGGCCCTCGCCCTGGTGTTCGCGGTCGCGTTCGCACTGCGCGAGCACCTGGCCGCCGATCCTCTGCTGCCGCTGGGGATCTTCCGCTCGTCCTCCGTCTCGATCGGCACCGTCCTGATGATCCTCATGGCGCTGGGGCTCATGGGATCGTTGTTCTTCGTGACGTTCTACCTGCAGGGCGTGCACGGGATGAGCCCGATCGAGTCGGGCCTGCAACTGCTGCCGATGACCGCCATGATGGCGGTCGGCTCGCCGCTCGCCGGCCGGCTCATGGACCGCGTGGGCACCCGCGTCCCGACGGCCGCGGGACTGACCGCGGCGGCGCTGGGCCTGCTGGTGCTCTCCCAACTGGCCACGGACAGCGGGGTGGTGCACATCTCCGCCGGATTCGTGCTGCTCGGCGGCGGCCTGAGCTTCGTCATGACCGGCGCGACGGCCGCGATCATCGGCAACGCGCCGGTCAAGCTGGCCGGCGTCGCCTCGGGCATGCAGCAGGCGGCCATGCAGCTCGGCGGTTCACTGGGCACCGCGGTCCTCGGCGCGCTGCTGTCGGTCACGATCGCCGGCGCGCTCCCGGGACACTTCGCCGACGCGGGCCTGCCCAGGCCCGACGCAGCGGAGCTCGCCGCCATGCAGGGACTGGTGTCCCAGGGCGCCGCGGCCGTCCCCGAGGGCGCGAGCGCCGAGGTCGCCGCGGCCATCACCGGCGCCAGCCACCTGGCGTTCATGGACGGCATGCACCTGGCCTTCGGCGTCTCGGCCGTCGTCATGTTCCTCGCGGCGCTGCTGTCCCTGGCCATGAAGCCGGCGCCGCGCACCGAGCAGCCCGCCGTGCACGTCTAG
- a CDS encoding PTS sugar transporter subunit IIB has protein sequence MKLLVVCGMGVGTSVILKTNAERAIRDLRLDAEVEVADVGTARAAAATADLVLTSGELAAELGDLGAPVVLVTDFLDADEIRTKIGAAVGTGSGPASS, from the coding sequence ATGAAGCTCCTCGTCGTGTGCGGCATGGGCGTCGGCACCAGCGTCATCCTCAAGACCAACGCCGAGCGGGCAATCCGCGATCTGCGACTCGACGCCGAGGTGGAGGTCGCCGACGTCGGCACGGCGCGCGCCGCGGCCGCGACGGCCGACCTCGTGCTCACCTCCGGCGAGCTCGCGGCCGAGCTGGGCGACCTGGGCGCGCCGGTCGTCCTCGTCACCGACTTCCTGGACGCCGACGAGATCAGGACGAAGATCGGCGCCGCTGTCGGAACCGGGTCCGGACCCGCCTCTTCCTGA
- a CDS encoding PTS sugar transporter subunit IIA, translating to MEEPALSRLLPVEAVVTGIEAEDWRAAIRAAGELLVAAGATTGAYTEQMQRAVEEYGPYIVIAPGLALAHSRPSGAVLRDGLSWAGLASPVKFGHPRNDPVRLVIGLAALDHDGHSAALARLAGMLGDPDRREALLDADGPARVHAVIADYEKGPR from the coding sequence ATGGAGGAGCCCGCGCTGTCACGGCTGCTGCCGGTCGAGGCGGTCGTCACCGGCATCGAGGCCGAGGACTGGCGCGCGGCGATCCGGGCGGCGGGTGAACTGCTGGTCGCCGCCGGCGCCACCACCGGCGCCTACACCGAGCAGATGCAGCGCGCGGTGGAGGAGTACGGCCCCTACATCGTGATCGCGCCGGGGCTGGCGCTGGCGCACTCGCGGCCCTCCGGCGCGGTGCTGCGCGACGGCCTGTCCTGGGCGGGCCTGGCCTCCCCCGTGAAGTTCGGCCACCCCCGGAACGACCCCGTGCGGCTCGTCATCGGCCTGGCGGCCCTCGACCACGACGGCCACTCGGCGGCGCTGGCACGGCTCGCCGGGATGCTGGGCGATCCGGACCGGCGCGAGGCGCTGCTGGACGCCGACGGCCCGGCGCGGGTGCACGCGGTCATCGCCGACTACGAGAAGGGTCCCCGATGA
- a CDS encoding HAD family hydrolase, which produces MQRLNLVFGADDVLWEDNALFERAIEVFIDHLAHPTLTPEQVREVLNDAELANFATYGHGAGVFERSLTDCLARLRPNAPPGEADRAVLREACAPIRERAIGLLDGVPETLRALGERHRLFLIGRGDPAVQEAKIEASGLAPVFESIGVVREKDPATYRAFAQNHGLEPADTWVIGNSVRSDAWPALEAGMGAVLIPHQAPRASDGVDPPEEHDRFHTVSHLGKLTEFFT; this is translated from the coding sequence GTGCAACGGCTCAACCTGGTGTTTGGCGCGGACGACGTCCTGTGGGAGGACAACGCGCTGTTCGAGCGCGCGATCGAGGTGTTCATCGACCACCTCGCCCATCCCACACTCACCCCCGAACAGGTCCGCGAGGTGCTCAACGACGCCGAACTGGCCAACTTCGCGACCTACGGCCACGGCGCCGGCGTCTTCGAGCGCAGCCTCACCGACTGCCTGGCCCGGCTGCGCCCCAACGCCCCTCCCGGCGAGGCCGACCGCGCCGTGCTGCGCGAGGCGTGCGCCCCGATCCGGGAGCGCGCGATCGGCCTGCTCGACGGCGTCCCCGAGACCCTGCGCGCCCTCGGCGAGCGGCACCGGCTGTTCCTCATCGGCAGGGGCGACCCCGCCGTGCAGGAGGCCAAGATCGAGGCGTCCGGCCTGGCCCCGGTCTTCGAGAGCATCGGGGTCGTGCGGGAGAAGGACCCGGCCACCTACCGCGCCTTCGCCCAGAACCACGGCCTGGAACCGGCCGACACCTGGGTGATCGGCAACTCCGTCCGCTCCGACGCCTGGCCGGCCCTTGAGGCCGGGATGGGCGCCGTCCTGATCCCGCACCAGGCGCCCCGGGCCTCCGACGGCGTCGACCCGCCCGAGGAGCACGACCGCTTCCACACGGTCAGCCACCTCGGCAAACTGACGGAGTTCTTTACTTGA
- a CDS encoding rhamnulokinase, producing MPEHRSFAAVDLGASSGRVVVGRVGAGELSLGEVHRFGNEPVRLPSGLHWNVLGLYREVLRGLRRAAEARPVSVGVDSWAVDYGLLDGTGALLGDPHHYRDPRTDGVAEQVVREVGAAELYAANGLQFLPFNTIFQLAAARGTPRLAAARTLLLIPDLIGYWLTGSIGAEVTNASTTGLLDVARRSWSGELAAAAGCDPALLPALREPGERIGEPLPEVAAATGLEGTAVTAVASHDTASAVVGVPAAAADFGYVSCGTWSLAGLELAAPVRTEAARRANFTNELGVEGSTRFLRNIMGLWLVQETLRTWELDTAALPGLLARAAAAPPFAALVDPDDPRFLPPGDMPARIAAYCAETGQAPPPDRGALLRCVLESLALAHRRTIRGAARLADRDVRVVHLVGGGARNELLCQWTADALGLPVVAGPVEATAIGNVLVQARAAGAVGDLAEMRGLTAATQELRRYDPVGDERAWTAAASRIGLE from the coding sequence ATGCCCGAACACCGTTCCTTCGCAGCCGTCGACCTGGGCGCCTCCAGCGGGCGCGTCGTCGTGGGGCGGGTGGGGGCCGGTGAACTGAGCCTCGGCGAGGTGCACCGGTTCGGCAACGAGCCGGTGCGGCTGCCGAGCGGGCTGCACTGGAACGTGCTCGGACTGTACCGGGAGGTGCTGCGCGGGCTGCGGCGGGCCGCCGAGGCGCGGCCGGTGTCGGTGGGCGTGGACTCCTGGGCCGTGGACTACGGTCTGCTCGACGGCACCGGCGCGCTGCTGGGCGACCCGCACCACTACCGGGACCCGCGCACCGACGGCGTCGCCGAGCAGGTGGTGCGCGAGGTCGGCGCGGCCGAGCTGTACGCGGCCAACGGCCTGCAGTTCCTGCCGTTCAACACGATCTTCCAATTGGCCGCGGCCAGGGGTACGCCCCGGCTGGCGGCCGCGCGCACGCTGCTGCTCATCCCCGACCTGATCGGCTACTGGCTGACCGGGAGCATCGGGGCGGAGGTCACCAACGCATCCACCACCGGGCTGCTGGACGTGGCGCGGCGGTCCTGGTCGGGGGAGCTGGCCGCGGCCGCGGGGTGCGATCCGGCGCTGCTGCCCGCACTGCGCGAACCCGGTGAGCGCATCGGCGAACCGCTGCCGGAGGTGGCGGCCGCGACCGGGCTGGAGGGGACCGCGGTCACCGCCGTCGCCTCCCACGACACCGCATCCGCCGTGGTCGGTGTGCCGGCCGCGGCCGCGGACTTCGGCTACGTCTCGTGCGGCACGTGGTCGCTGGCCGGCCTGGAGCTGGCGGCGCCGGTGCGCACCGAGGCCGCGCGCCGGGCGAACTTCACCAACGAACTGGGCGTGGAGGGCAGCACGCGGTTCCTGCGCAACATCATGGGGCTGTGGCTGGTCCAGGAGACCCTGCGGACCTGGGAGCTGGACACCGCGGCGCTGCCGGGGCTGCTCGCCCGGGCCGCGGCCGCGCCGCCGTTCGCCGCGCTGGTCGATCCCGACGACCCGAGGTTCCTGCCGCCGGGCGACATGCCCGCGCGGATCGCGGCGTACTGCGCAGAGACCGGCCAGGCGCCCCCGCCGGACCGGGGCGCGCTGCTGCGCTGCGTGCTGGAGAGCCTCGCGCTGGCGCACCGACGCACCATCCGCGGGGCCGCGCGGCTGGCCGACCGGGACGTGCGGGTCGTGCACCTGGTCGGCGGCGGTGCGCGCAACGAACTGCTGTGCCAGTGGACAGCCGACGCGCTGGGCCTGCCGGTGGTCGCCGGACCGGTGGAGGCCACCGCGATCGGCAACGTCCTCGTCCAGGCCCGCGCGGCCGGGGCCGTCGGCGACCTCGCCGAGATGCGCGGACTGACCGCGGCGACCCAGGAGCTGCGCCGCTACGACCCGGTCGGCGACGAGCGTGCCTGGACCGCGGCCGCGAGCAGGATCGGCCTGGAGTAG